The nucleotide sequence TTATTTTTCCTTCTTTGCTTGTTGGCTTATTGACCCTTTTTAAATCATGTTTAAGCAAACATAAACTAACAGTATGTTCAGAATAATATTTTTCTTCATCATAAGTAGCTTTTAAGCGTTCACTACCAGAAATGTCCCTAACAATTAGTTTTGGTTTTTCAAATAACTCTTCAAACATTGGATTGTACAATTCCTCTTTCTTATACCAAAGATACTTGTTGTCATAATTCATGCTATATCGCTCAATATCACGTGCATTAATCATTTTTTTGCTTTGCTTATCTATTGGGCTATCAGTGACATATTTTTTTACATTACCGCTCCTGGCACCCCAATTCACATAACAAACCGTGCCAAGCTTTATGCTCTTGTTTTTTACCTTTTGAACAATATTAGCTATCTCAGGTGATATATCCAATCGAAACATGTGTTTTGGGTATTTTTTAAAATTAAGTTGCGCAATCTGTTTTTTTGCAATACTGTTTAATGTTTGTGCTTCAGTTATATTGGTTGGTGTTATTATTTCAGTTATATTTTTTTATCTTCAATGTTTTCGATAATCACTATGCAGTTTTTCACCACTGCCTCGTTAAATATTTTAACGTTTGAAAGATCCACTATTGTTTTAATTTTACAATGATCAACTAATAATGTTCTCAATAACTCAGCATAGTTTTGACTTATAAACGGATATGGTATTATGAAACTGAGCAGGCCGTTTACCTTTAATAAATCCAACCCTTTTTCCATGAAGGCAATATAGATATCAAAACGTTTAATGGCCGTTCTATAAGTTGCCATTAATATTTCACGTGTTATACCATCTAAATTCTCCACATTGATGTAAGGTGGATTGCCTATAACTGCATCAAAACCACCGTCATCCATCACTTTTGGGAAAACACTTTCGTAATCCATCGGCTTTATGTGTGGTTCATTTTGATTTGTTATTGTAAATAAGTCTTCTTGCAATACATTTATACCGATCAGCGAGTTCCCGCAAACAATGTTCTTGGTCAAGTCCGGCAGCACCGCCGAGTGAAACAGCACCTGCATGTCATTGGCCGTGGCGGTGGTCTCGTCCTCCAGCATTTTCAAGGCCAGCGACAGCTGGGTCACCTCTATGGCCTGGGGGTCAATGTCCACCCCGTAAATATTGTTAAGCAAAATGCTTTGCTTTTGCCTGATGTTTAAAACCCATTTGCCGTCCTTTTGGTAACAGCCGTCTTTCTTGGCCTTTTCCGGGTGGGCCTGGTAATACTTGTGGTGGTAATCCAACAGCAGTTCCAACGCCCAGATCAAAAACGAGCCGGAGCCGCAGGCGATGTCGGCAAAGCGCAGTTTGGCTATTTCCTCCGGGGTCTTGCCCTCGATCAGTTTGCCGATGGTATTTTCCACGATATATCGGACGATGTACTGGGGGGTATAATACACCCCGCCCGCCTTGCGGACCTCGGGCTTTTCTTCAATGTCCACCCGCTTGGCCGTGGCGTGAACTTCCTTGCCCAGAAAACGCTCGTAAATGGAGCCCAGGATGTGAATGGGTATGAAGTTAAAGTCGTAGGGCGAATTCTGGCGGGAAAGCCTCTTGCAAATATCGCGGAACTCGGAGTCCACCGGCCCTTCAAACCCGGCCAGGTCAATGCTGGTTTCCTTGAACACCACCCCGTTGTATTTCTTGTCTAACTTGCGGCACAGGGCTATGAATTCGGCCCAGGCCTGGCCCGAGGTTCCGATGTTGTCCAGATAGTTTTCCGCCTCCATCAGCTTGTCTTCCAAAAAGCGGATGAACACCAAGCGGTCAACCGTGCGCTGCACCGCCTCGGTCAGCTCGTTGCTCATCATCTCCGGGCAGTTCTTTTTAAAGGCCTTGGCCAGGGTCTTGCGGATCTCGTCAATTTCCTCCAGGAACGCCTCGTCTATCGGCTGATACCCGCCGGGAAACAGCCCCCGCTGAACCGCCTTGCCGGTGGGCTTTTTAAGGGTCTCGGCGTGTTTCTCTAAAGAGTTTCCCTCTACCGCTTCGTGCGAGAACAGATAGTATATCTTGGCAAATTTTTCCTGGTCGGCATATTCGCTGTAATGGTATTTCGTCAATTTCTGGGTCAGGGCTGTGTTTATATTTGGCTTGAACCGGCAGTCTATGATGTGAAATTCTTCAAAATCGGTCAGCACTGCAATTGGCGTATTGGCGTTCCAGCCGTAACGGGCGGTCTGGAAATAATCATCGGGGTTAAAAAGAGACTTGGCAGGCTTCTTGGCCTCCACGAAGAACTTGGCGTCCCGGAAATTGGGGGCCAGGCAAAAGGCGTAATCGGCCCGCTTCTGGGCGCGGGCTACGATTACGCCTTTTTCAACCTTCACTTCCTGCTCATAAGGATTCTTCTGCTGCTCGTGGTTCACGTCCCAACCCAAAGCAATGAAAAACTTGTCTATGAAGTCCTTGCGGACCTCCGCCTCCTGGTAAGCCAGAGAGAGATATGTCTTTTCATGCGCCTGAAAATCCTTTACCAGGTGGCACACTGCTTTATGGGCTTTTCCGAAGTGCTTCATATTTTTTTCAATTATTACGTCTGATCCAGTTTTTTATATCCAGTTTCGGCGTTTATGTTATTCCCCGCTAAATGGCATCTTTTTTAAATCCTATCGGACGGCGCTTGGGCGCATCAGGTTCTATCAGCTGTTTAATGGCCGCGAATATTGCCTTGGAATTGCCGTCATAGTGTCTTTCCATTTGAGCCACTTTTTGAGCCAGTTTTTCATGGGATATCAACATCCTCCGCATTTTTACAAAGGGCCTCATGATCTCGATATTCACCGCTATGGCCCGGTCGCTGTTTAAAACACCGGATAGCATGGCTACCCCCTGTTCGGTGAAAGCATATGGCCGGTATTTGCGGTGCCCGCCCCGCCCTGGTTTTAAGGTCACAATTTGTGACCTTAAAGCGGCATGTTCCTCGGCGGTCAACTAAAACATGAAATCTTCGGGGAACCTTCTGATATTGCGCTTGACCGCCTGATTCAACACCTTCACCGGCACACCGTATAAATTAGCCAAATCGTGGTCCAATATGGCTTTGTGCCCTCTTATGGCATGAATTGCTTGTTCTATGAATTCCACCGGCACCAAATCCACCCCGCTTATCATAATTTACCTCACAATAATAGATATACTCAACTTTATATTAATCATTCCTGCAAAGAATCAGAAACAACAACCGCACAGATAGTGCTTGGAGTTTGTCCGTCAGCTGACCTTGTGCCGGGTGTCCTTCAGCCTGCGGCTGGAGGCCTGTTCCAGGCTCTTGTAGAAATAGAGGTGCTCGCCCAGCAGGCTCTTGAAATCGTCCTTGTGCAGTTGCAGCACCAGGCCCTGGGACTGGGAAATAACGCTGGCGGTGCGGGACACATCCAGCAGCAGGGCGATCTCGCCGAAATACTCGCCCGGCCCCAGGCTGGCCACTTTGTTCTTCTGGCCGTCGCGCTCCACCCAGACCTCAAACTGCCCTTCCTTGATGATGTAAAAACTGTCTCCCATCTCGCTCTGGGCGATCACCGCTTCTCCGGGCTGACAGCGCCTGGGGATCAGCCGGGATGCGGCCATGGCCACCTGGGCCGGCGCGAATTCCGAGAACAGCGGCAGCTTTACCAGAAATCCCCGGTTCTCTATCAGCCGGTCGATCCTGGGGCCCAGGTCCACCTTTTGGGACATTAGTAATTCGAAGTCCGCCCGCTCCAGGGTCAAAAGCGAACAGTCGGACAGGACCTTAGCGGTGGCGGTGCGGGGAACCTTCTTGATCAGGGCGATCTCCCCGAAGTAATCGCCCCGCGAAAGCAGGGCCGCGATCTGAGCTGGCCATCCGTCCTTTTGGATGGAGATCTCCACCTGCCCGGACTTGATGAGGTAGAACTTATCGCCTTCCTCGCCCTGCCGGATGATGGTCTCGCCTGCCTTGCGCCGGTCCTCCTTCAGCCGGGAGAAAAACACCTTGGCCTCTTCGGCAGAAAGCTCCCAGAACCTGGCTACCCCGGAGATCACATCCTGGGCGTCCTTTTTCTCCTGGGAGAGTTTTTTAAGGGTCAGGCCCTGGGACCACTGGCAGCCGGACATCAGGTACTGCTGGGCGATCTCCCGCTCCTCCCAGTAAAGGCTTTCGTAAGCGGTCTTGAAGGTGTTCCTGGCGAAATAGGCCCCGGTGATTCTGGAGATATAAAAATACATCTCGTCCAGCAGACCCTTAAAGGCCGGGCTGCGCTCCAGTATCCCCAGCTCCCGCTGGAACCGCTCCTCGCTTTTATCGCCGTAGAGCCTGATGGGCCAGCCTTTTTCGATCAGCGCCAGGTTCAGGCGGTCGTCCATGGCCTTAGCCGAAGACTCACCGAAGAAGGCGGCAAAATGGCGGCGGGAGAGTTTGTAGATCTTGACCGCGGCCTGGCGCATCCGGCGGCGCTCGGAATCGGCCGGCTCAAAGGCGGAGGTCTCGGGCTGCCAGGAGGTGCCCTTGATGATCAGGTACAGCCAGAGCAGGGCCAGGGCCTGCATCAGGGCCGGGAACAGGTCCAGCCTGGCCGGCAGCCGCCAGATGGTCAGCGCATTCTGGCTCAGCAGCCCGGTTAAAATGATCATCCAGAAATATTCCAGCGAAGATCCTTCGTTATTCCAATAAAGCGACAGCACCATTAAAAAGGCGGACCAGAGCAGCATTATTCCCAGCGACTGGGGCCAGGCGTATCCCGGGTTGACGGCGATCACCAGCATCATCAAAACCCACCAAGCCCCCCACAGCCAGCGCTGCCACTGGCGCCACCGCCTTAAGCTGGAGTAGGAAAATTGGCTGAACCCCGCCAGGGCCAAGGCTCCGGCCGTTCCCAGCCAAAGGAAGGGATGAATTTTAGAAGTGAAAGATGCCAGCGCCATCTGCCAGAGCGAAGCCAGCAGCAGGCACCAGAAGACTAAGGAAAGATGAGATCCCCGGTAATAGGAATGAACCCTTAAAAAAGCCAGCAGGGCCAAGGCTCCGAATGGCAGCATCAATAGGATCCTGACCCAACCGGGGAAAAGGGCAATGATCAAAGCGGCCGCCCCGAAAAACGCCAGCAGGCTTAAGGAAGCGACCAACGGTTTCTGGCGCACCAGCTTTAGAAGATTTTGCCAAAACCCGGCGGCCAGCTTTTTAATGTGTTTGCGCAGGGCCACCCCGCCCCCGGTCAGAGCCAGCGCCAGTCCCCCCAACAGCCACCATCTGGCCTGGGTAGTGGTGCCGATTAAAAACTTATGCCACAGCGGGGAAGCCTGCAGCCTCCAAAAATACAAGGCCAGCACCAAGGCCAGGCCCGACCACACCAAAGCCCCCAGCCGGAAGCCGGTAAAGACTTTTTCCTGCCAGCTTAAGGGTTCTTTGAATTTCAGTTTGCGCCAGAGTTCTGTCTTCACGAAAGCCGCGGCCTTGTGCTTTAATCCCGGCAGTTCCAGCCAGTCCACCAGCATGTAGTAACCGTCCAGCTCCAACAGGGGATTGAAATTGACGAACACCGAAACGAAGGAAAGAACGGCGAATTTATAAAGCAGTGGGTTCAGGAAAAGATCCGGCATCAGGACGGCCAGCAGGGAGGCGGCCCCGGCCAAAAAGGCCTGGGTATACGGCCCCACAATAGAGATGAACAGCCGCTGGTCCTTGGGCAGCAGCCAGGCATCGGTGGTGTCCACATAAAAGGCCGGGAACCCCATGTAAAGGATGGTTCCTCCGCTGTTGACCTTCCGCTTGTAATGCTTGCAGGCTAGGGCGTGCGACATTTCATGCGATATCACAGCCAGATAGTTCAATAGGACCAGGATTATCAGTCCGGTCAGGTATGAACCCGACGATTTGATGACGCTGTACTGGCCGCCTTTTATCAGGACAGCAAAGGAAACCAAGCCTGCCAGGATCACCAGCCCGGAGACTATTTTTGCCGGAAGCGAAAAGAAGTACTTGAATCCGCCCCGGTATAAAAGACCGGTCAACCGGTGAAAGTCGGGGATGGGCCATTGCCTCTGGGGAAGGTTCTTTACCATGTCCAGTATTTTGACCAGCGGCTTCTGGTACCGGATCCCTTGGGCCAGACTCTTATAAAAATTGGAAGGTTTTTGGACCAAAAACCCTCCGGCGAAAAGCTCCTGGAAAAGCGTGCCGATGCGGGAAAAGGCCAGCGATCCGAATTTTTTGAAGTAGTCCACCAGGATCTGCTGAATGGTCTTCTGCCCGGTGAAGGAGGAGTAAAGGAAGTAGTCCTGCAAGCCCAGCTTGATGTAGCCACTGCCTCCCGGGGCCTTGACCACAAAATATTCCTGGCCCTGGCGGTCGGCGAAACAGGCCTCCTCTGCCCCCGGTTTGACCCGCGGTTTCTGTCGGGAGAAATCCAAAGTGAAAATGAGCCGCTGCCAGATGGAAACGTTTGCCGTTTCCGGCGATGTTGGTTGATCGGTCATTTTTACCGGTAAAGTTTTTTGTTTTTGATGTAGCAGGCCGCCGGTTTCGGCACCAGATACCGGATGGATTGTGACTGGCAGATACGGGCTCTAATATCGGTGGCGCTGATCTCCAGCCTTCTGACCAGCAAAAACCGGATCATTCTTTCAAAGCTTTTAGGGTGTTTACGGTATAGGAAGAGTCTCTTGATCTTATTTCGATGTCCGAGACCCGGAACAACCTGTTGCCTTTGATTGCCAGTCGCACCATATTATAGCGGTCCTTAGCCGGGGACAGTTTTACCCCTCCCTTGTGGGGCGGCTGTCCGGCCGGAATGAAAATGACCCGATCCAATTTCAACTTTTCCGCCGCCTGCTGGGCCACGATCAGGTGTCCCAGATGGATGGGATCAAAGGTCCCGCCGAATATTCCGATGCGCTTGGACTTTGGCATTTGGTTTTATTTACAATATTCCCTGGATTCATTTAGAGGTTTACAGTTACTTGCCCTGGCTGCTGTCGGCGGCGGCGGCCGGAATGCTGTCCGGCAAAGCTTGTTGGACTTTTGCGGAGGCCGGGATCTGATCCAAAAGCTTTTGGGCTTCCTGGGCCCAGTGGGTCTGGGGATATTGTGCCATCAGGTTTTCCAAGTATAACTTGGCCGGAGCGTAACGTTTCATTTTAAAATATATCCGGCCAGCATCAAAATCCTTGTGGGCCAGCTTTTCCTCTAGGGAAATCTTGAGCTGACGAGCCTCCGGGGCCCAGGTGGTGTCCGAAAGATACGTGAAATAAAGATTCAGGGACTGCCCGGCCTTTACCGTGGTCTCGCTTTGGTCCAGGGCATAGTTGGGTGAATCCTTGTAGTAACACAGGGCGATCTTGAACCGGGCCTCGTCATCGTAGCGGCAAGGCGAGTAAGTGTTCAGTATCTGCTGGAACTCGGCGACGGCCCCCTGATAATCGCGGGTCCTTAGATAGCACTCGGCCAGGAAATAATTGGCGTCCAAGGCCAGCTTGCTTCCGGAATAGTTGAACACCACGGCCTTGAAATCGTCCATGGCGTCCACGTATTTCTTGTTCTGGAAGAACTGCTGGCCCCGGGCGTACAGGTCATCGGCCTCCAGTTTCTTGACCACCCCTTTCTTGCCCCCGCAGGAAATCAGGTTCAGGAACACTATGATCAGCATCATGGGCAATAGGTATTTCTTCATTTTTGTCCTTTATATTTATTGACTTTGTTTGGATTTTTCTAACTTTTCCAACGTTTCCAACATTTTGTCGCCGTTGGCGACACCCCGCCTGCCCCGCAATATGCGGTGGCCGTCTGCGGTGGCAAACATTTCAAACTTTGGCTCACTGCCCCCAGACGTTCCGGTCCAGGCTGCGGTACTGGATGGCCTCGGAGATGTGGGTGGCGCTTATGTCCTCCGCACCGTCCAGGTCGGCGATGGTGCGCGAAACTTTCAGGATCCGGTCGTAAGCCCGGGCCGAAAAACCGAACTTGCTGATGGCCGTCCTCAGCAGTTCTTCGGAGCCGGCGTCGATTCCGCAGTATTTGCGGATGTCCTTGGT is from candidate division TA06 bacterium and encodes:
- a CDS encoding N-6 DNA methylase yields the protein MKHFGKAHKAVCHLVKDFQAHEKTYLSLAYQEAEVRKDFIDKFFIALGWDVNHEQQKNPYEQEVKVEKGVIVARAQKRADYAFCLAPNFRDAKFFVEAKKPAKSLFNPDDYFQTARYGWNANTPIAVLTDFEEFHIIDCRFKPNINTALTQKLTKYHYSEYADQEKFAKIYYLFSHEAVEGNSLEKHAETLKKPTGKAVQRGLFPGGYQPIDEAFLEEIDEIRKTLAKAFKKNCPEMMSNELTEAVQRTVDRLVFIRFLEDKLMEAENYLDNIGTSGQAWAEFIALCRKLDKKYNGVVFKETSIDLAGFEGPVDSEFRDICKRLSRQNSPYDFNFIPIHILGSIYERFLGKEVHATAKRVDIEEKPEVRKAGGVYYTPQYIVRYIVENTIGKLIEGKTPEEIAKLRFADIACGSGSFLIWALELLLDYHHKYYQAHPEKAKKDGCYQKDGKWVLNIRQKQSILLNNIYGVDIDPQAIEVTQLSLALKMLEDETTATANDMQVLFHSAVLPDLTKNIVCGNSLIGINVLQEDLFTITNQNEPHIKPMDYESVFPKVMDDGGFDAVIGNPPYINVENLDGITREILMATYRTAIKRFDIYIAFMEKGLDLLKVNGLLSFIIPYPFISQNYAELLRTLLVDHCKIKTIVDLSNVKIFNEAVVKNCIVIIENIEDKKI
- the bamD gene encoding outer membrane protein assembly factor BamD, coding for MKKYLLPMMLIIVFLNLISCGGKKGVVKKLEADDLYARGQQFFQNKKYVDAMDDFKAVVFNYSGSKLALDANYFLAECYLRTRDYQGAVAEFQQILNTYSPCRYDDEARFKIALCYYKDSPNYALDQSETTVKAGQSLNLYFTYLSDTTWAPEARQLKISLEEKLAHKDFDAGRIYFKMKRYAPAKLYLENLMAQYPQTHWAQEAQKLLDQIPASAKVQQALPDSIPAAAADSSQGK
- a CDS encoding cyclic nucleotide-binding domain-containing protein; this translates as MTDQPTSPETANVSIWQRLIFTLDFSRQKPRVKPGAEEACFADRQGQEYFVVKAPGGSGYIKLGLQDYFLYSSFTGQKTIQQILVDYFKKFGSLAFSRIGTLFQELFAGGFLVQKPSNFYKSLAQGIRYQKPLVKILDMVKNLPQRQWPIPDFHRLTGLLYRGGFKYFFSLPAKIVSGLVILAGLVSFAVLIKGGQYSVIKSSGSYLTGLIILVLLNYLAVISHEMSHALACKHYKRKVNSGGTILYMGFPAFYVDTTDAWLLPKDQRLFISIVGPYTQAFLAGAASLLAVLMPDLFLNPLLYKFAVLSFVSVFVNFNPLLELDGYYMLVDWLELPGLKHKAAAFVKTELWRKLKFKEPLSWQEKVFTGFRLGALVWSGLALVLALYFWRLQASPLWHKFLIGTTTQARWWLLGGLALALTGGGVALRKHIKKLAAGFWQNLLKLVRQKPLVASLSLLAFFGAAALIIALFPGWVRILLMLPFGALALLAFLRVHSYYRGSHLSLVFWCLLLASLWQMALASFTSKIHPFLWLGTAGALALAGFSQFSYSSLRRWRQWQRWLWGAWWVLMMLVIAVNPGYAWPQSLGIMLLWSAFLMVLSLYWNNEGSSLEYFWMIILTGLLSQNALTIWRLPARLDLFPALMQALALLWLYLIIKGTSWQPETSAFEPADSERRRMRQAAVKIYKLSRRHFAAFFGESSAKAMDDRLNLALIEKGWPIRLYGDKSEERFQRELGILERSPAFKGLLDEMYFYISRITGAYFARNTFKTAYESLYWEEREIAQQYLMSGCQWSQGLTLKKLSQEKKDAQDVISGVARFWELSAEEAKVFFSRLKEDRRKAGETIIRQGEEGDKFYLIKSGQVEISIQKDGWPAQIAALLSRGDYFGEIALIKKVPRTATAKVLSDCSLLTLERADFELLMSQKVDLGPRIDRLIENRGFLVKLPLFSEFAPAQVAMAASRLIPRRCQPGEAVIAQSEMGDSFYIIKEGQFEVWVERDGQKNKVASLGPGEYFGEIALLLDVSRTASVISQSQGLVLQLHKDDFKSLLGEHLYFYKSLEQASSRRLKDTRHKVS